From Onychostoma macrolepis isolate SWU-2019 chromosome 05, ASM1243209v1, whole genome shotgun sequence, one genomic window encodes:
- the selenow1 gene encoding selenoprotein W, 1 has translation MMRHLLRLKSFITIQETALKYFPEPKVIRSVQRLQSPQHNHRLIQSRTAATLSMTVKVHIIYCGGUGYRPKFTKLKTLLEDEFPGELEITGEGTPSTTGWFEVEVNNKLVHSKKNGGGFVDSDSKFKAVVTAIEQAMGK, from the exons ATGATGCGCCACTTGCTCCGCCTCAAATCTTTCATAACAATCCAggaaacagcattaaaatattttccagaACCGAAAGTAATTCGCTCAGTTCAGCGTCTGCAATCGCCACAGCACAACCACCGCTTGATCCAGTCAAGAACCGCAGCGACTCTCAGCATGACCGTCAAAGTTCATATCATTTACTG TGGTGGATGAGGGTACAGGCCCAAG TTCACCAAACTCAAGACGTTGCTTGAGGATGAATTCCCAGGGGAACTTGAGATc ACTGGTGAGGGCACACCCTCGACCACTGGCTGGTTTGAGGTGGAGGTAAACAACAAGTTGGTGCACTCAAAAAAG AATGGAGGTGGATTTGTTGACTCCGATTCAAAATTCAAAGCAGTTGTGACTGCCATCGAGCAGGCCATGGGGAAATGA
- the ehd2a gene encoding EH domain-containing protein 2, producing the protein MAGKEMNNRGGKCLKEVRTVTEALKTLYRQKLLPLEKYYEFSDFHSSSLEDADFDNKPMILVVGQCSTGKTTFIRYLLEQEYPGSRIGPEPTTDSFTAIMHGETEGIIHGNALTVDPNKPFRKLSSFGTTFLNRFQCVHLPNRVLESISIIDTPGILSVAKRKMSRGYDFPAVIRWFAEHVDRIILLCDAHKLEISDEFSHTIMALRGNEDKLRVVLNKADMVDSQDLMRVYGALMWSLGKVFCTPEVLRVYIGSFWSSPMRMTDNRKLFEQEEEDLFADIQNLPRNSALRKLNDLVKRARLVRAHAYIISSLKEEMPLVFCREKKKRDLIYDLPIIYSRIQQRYQISPGDFPDCTKMQERLMSHDFKFKALKPKLLAGLDELLNTDIAKLMPLLRQEEEETADRLLVQGGPFLGSQRGPFIVGNPFNHCGSNGESDHVSDEEWVVSKDKPKYDEIFYNLSPHEGKLSGSKVKGWMMSTHLPSSVLGRIWKLADVDRDGMLDDEEFALAGHLIEVKLEGFGLPHELPAQLVPPSKRQRKNSGTETGDNND; encoded by the exons ATGGCTGGCAAAGAAATGAATAACAGGGGTGGTAAGTGTCTGAAGGAAGTTCGTACAGTTACTGAAGCTCTGAAGACCCTCTACCGGCAAAAACTGCTCCCGCTGGAGAAGTATTATGAGTTCTCCGATTTCCACTCATCAAGCCTTGAAGATGCAGATTTTGACAACAAGCCCATGATACTAGTGGTGGGTCAGTGCTCTACAGGCAAGACCACTTTTATCAG ATATCTTCTTGAACAAGAGTATCCAGGAAGCCGAATAGGCCCAGAGCCCACAACTGACAGTTTCACTGCCATAATGCATGGAGAGACTGAGGGAATTATTCATGGCAATGCTTTAACTGTTGATCCCAACAAGCCTTTTCGCAAACTCAGCTCTTTTGGAACAACCTTTCTCAATCG ATTCCAGTGTGTGCATCTGCCCAACCGAGTCCTGGAGAGTATCAGCATCATTGACACACCAGGGATCCTGTCTGTGGCCAAACGCAAAATGAGCAGAG GGTATGACTTTCCAGCGGTCATCCGCTGGTTTGCAGAGCATGTTGACCGCATCATCCTCTTGTGTGATGCACACAAACTAGAGATCTCTGATGAGTTTTCACACACTATAATGGCATTGCGAGGCAATGAGGACAAGCTCAGAGTGGTGCTCAACAAGGCTGACATGGTGGACTCCCAGGATCTGATGCGAGTCTATGGCGCACTCATGTGGTCACTCGGGAAGGTGTTCTGCACACCAGAGGTTCTGAGGGTTTACATTGGCTCCTTTTGGTCCTCTCCAATGCGTATGACAGACAATCGGAAACTGTTTGAGCAAGAAGAGGAAGACCTTTTTGCAGACATTCAGAACCTGCCACGAAATTCTGCACTGAGAAAACTCAATGATCTGGTGAAGCGAGCACGACTTGTGAGG GCCCATGCTTATATCATTAGCTCTCTAAAAGAAGAAATGCCTTTAGTTTTCTGCagagaaaagaagaagagagaTCTAATCTATGACCTTCCTATCATCTATTCAAGAATCCAACAGAGATATCAGATTTCACCTGGAGATTTTCCAGATTGTACCAAGATGCAG GAGCGACTCATGAGTCATGACTTCAAGTTTAAAGCCCTCAAGCCTAAGCTCTTAGCAGGGCTGGATGAGCTCCTAAACACTGACATAGCCAAGCTAATGCCTCTTCTACgccaagaagaagaagaaacggCTGACCGACTTTTAGTGCAAGGAGGACCTTTTCTAGGGTCACAAAGGGGACCTTTTATTGTGGGGAACCCATTTAATCACTGTGGATCCAATGGAGAAAGTGATCATGTCTCAGATGAAGAATGGGTAGTATCAAAAGATAAACCAAAGTATGATGAGATCTTTTACAACCTCTCGCCTCATGAGGGAAAGCTGAGTGGGTCTAAAGTGAAGGGCTGGATGATGAGCACTCATTTGCCCAGCTCAGTTCTGGGACGAATCTGGAAGCTTGCAGATGTGGACCGTGATGGCATGTTAGACGATGAAGAGTTTGCTTTGGCCGGCCATCTCATTGAGGTAAAGTTAGAGGGCTTCGGGCTCCCTCATGAGCTACCTGCGCAACTGGTGCCACCATCCAAAAGACAGCGCAAGAACTCTGGCACAGAGACTGGAGACAATAATGATTAG